A single region of the Stenotrophomonas sp. Marseille-Q4652 genome encodes:
- the secF gene encoding protein translocase subunit SecF, whose amino-acid sequence MKLFPLHLIPNDTKFDFMRTRWVAVTIAAIMFVASIGLIVGKGFNYALDFTGGTVVEVRFEKPADVDAVRDHLEGAGYAGAQVQNFGSGSDLLIRLQPQELGEGEDAGEANTRTAQAVLQAISLADNKATVMSSEFVGPQVGRELAMNGVYAALFVIVGFLIYIGFRFELKFAIVATLTTLFDVLVTAAFFAATGREFDLTVLAGLLAVMGFSINDTIVVFDRVRENFRSLRAEPMEIMNRSINQTLSRTIITSLVFFLSVFALYLYGGGSLESLALSQMIGAVVATLSSIFIACPLLTMGALKVTKADLLPKAKDVEELARRP is encoded by the coding sequence ATGAAACTGTTCCCGTTGCACCTGATCCCGAACGACACCAAGTTCGACTTCATGCGCACCCGCTGGGTCGCGGTCACCATTGCCGCGATCATGTTCGTGGCCTCCATCGGCCTGATCGTCGGCAAGGGCTTCAACTACGCGCTGGACTTCACCGGCGGTACCGTGGTCGAAGTGCGCTTCGAGAAGCCGGCCGACGTGGATGCCGTGCGTGACCACCTCGAAGGCGCCGGCTATGCCGGCGCCCAGGTCCAGAACTTCGGCAGCGGCAGCGACCTGCTGATCCGCCTGCAGCCGCAGGAGCTGGGCGAAGGCGAGGATGCCGGCGAAGCCAACACGCGTACCGCGCAGGCCGTGCTGCAGGCGATCTCGCTGGCTGACAACAAGGCCACGGTGATGAGCAGCGAGTTCGTCGGCCCGCAGGTGGGTCGCGAGCTGGCGATGAACGGCGTGTACGCGGCGCTGTTCGTGATCGTGGGCTTCCTGATCTACATCGGCTTCCGCTTCGAGCTGAAGTTCGCGATCGTGGCCACCCTCACCACCCTGTTCGACGTGCTGGTGACGGCAGCGTTCTTTGCGGCGACCGGGCGCGAGTTCGACCTCACCGTGCTGGCCGGCCTGCTGGCGGTGATGGGCTTCTCGATCAACGACACCATCGTGGTGTTCGACCGTGTCCGCGAGAACTTCCGCTCGCTGCGCGCCGAGCCGATGGAGATCATGAACCGCTCGATCAACCAGACCCTGTCGCGCACCATCATCACCTCGCTGGTGTTCTTCCTGTCGGTGTTTGCCCTGTACCTATACGGTGGCGGCTCGCTGGAAAGCCTGGCCCTGAGCCAGATGATCGGCGCGGTGGTCGCCACGCTGTCCTCGATCTTCATTGCCTGTCCGCTGCTGACCATGGGCGCGCTGAAGGTCACCAAGGCCGACCTGCTGCCCAAGGCCAAGGACGTCGAGGAGCTTGCGCGCCGTCCGTGA
- the tgt gene encoding tRNA guanosine(34) transglycosylase Tgt, whose protein sequence is MSRLQFQLQTTDGRARRGRLTFPRGTVETPAFMPVGTYGSVKGVLPEQVRALGAEIILGNTFHLWLRPGLDVIADHGGLHGFCKWDGPILTDSGGFQVFSLAHRRKITEAGVNFAAPTDGARVFLSPEVSMQIQKVLDSDIVMIFDECTPYPATEQVARTSMELSLRWAQRSRNAHDELGNDAALFGIVQGGVHTDLRSRSAEALQKIGFDGYAIGGLAVGEPEHERNAMLDHLNPLLPADRPRYLMGVGRPEDLVEGVARGVDMFDCVMPTRNARNGHYFTSFGTVRIRNARYERDMDPIEPGCGCHACTSGYSRSYLRHLDRCNEMLAPMLGTLHNLFYYEKLMADMRAAIAAGTFAAFRESFYAARGVAAPELPGQ, encoded by the coding sequence ATGTCCCGACTGCAATTCCAGCTCCAGACCACCGATGGCCGTGCCCGCCGCGGACGCTTGACCTTCCCGCGCGGGACAGTCGAGACCCCCGCATTCATGCCGGTCGGGACCTATGGCTCGGTCAAGGGCGTGCTGCCGGAGCAGGTCCGGGCACTGGGCGCGGAGATCATCCTCGGCAATACCTTCCACCTGTGGCTGCGGCCCGGGCTGGACGTGATCGCCGACCACGGCGGCCTGCATGGCTTCTGCAAGTGGGACGGGCCGATCCTGACCGACTCCGGCGGTTTCCAGGTGTTCTCGCTGGCCCACCGCCGCAAGATCACCGAGGCCGGCGTGAACTTCGCCGCGCCCACCGACGGTGCCCGGGTGTTCCTGAGTCCCGAGGTCAGCATGCAGATCCAGAAGGTGCTGGACTCGGACATCGTGATGATCTTCGACGAGTGCACCCCGTACCCGGCCACCGAGCAGGTGGCGCGGACCTCGATGGAGCTGAGCCTGCGCTGGGCCCAGCGCAGCCGCAACGCGCACGACGAGCTCGGCAATGATGCCGCCCTGTTCGGCATCGTGCAGGGCGGGGTGCACACCGACCTGCGCAGCCGCTCGGCCGAGGCGCTGCAGAAAATCGGCTTCGACGGCTATGCCATCGGCGGCCTGGCGGTCGGCGAGCCCGAGCACGAGCGCAACGCCATGCTCGACCACCTCAACCCGCTGCTGCCCGCCGACCGTCCGCGCTACCTGATGGGCGTCGGTCGTCCGGAAGACCTGGTCGAGGGCGTGGCCCGCGGCGTGGACATGTTCGACTGCGTCATGCCTACCCGCAACGCGCGCAACGGCCACTATTTCACCTCGTTCGGCACGGTGCGCATCCGCAATGCCAGGTACGAGCGCGACATGGACCCGATCGAGCCCGGTTGTGGCTGCCACGCCTGCACCAGCGGCTACAGCCGTTCCTACCTGCGCCACCTGGACCGCTGCAACGAGATGCTGGCGCCGATGCTGGGCACCCTGCACAACCTGTTCTATTACGAGAAGTTGATGGCCGACATGCGCGCGGCCATCGCCGCGGGAACCTTTGCGGCCTTCCGCGAGTCCTTCTACGCGGCCCGCGGGGTGGCCGCCCCGGAACTGCCCGGTCAGTAA
- the secD gene encoding protein translocase subunit SecD, producing MLEFPRWKYFLILIILAVSALYALPNIYQKDPSVQITANRGGQLDDALRDRIAADLAKAGIQPLSVAQEGESLMVRLPSLQAQTAANDLLRSSLGENYTVALNLASTVPDWLSNLGAKPMVLGLDLQGGVHFVLQVDQKAALEKRLDGYAEDIRSSLRDARIPYQSVERRSDNGIVATLSPSAGADAPAKAAEVLAKAQPLLGYQASGNRVLVTVPEAELAQIAAGAIEQNIATLRNRVNELGVAEPIIQRQGEDRVVVQLPGVQDTAEAKRMIGATATLEYRAVVDGNAQDAVDTGRIPPEAKVYYRRDGRPELLNKRVIVTGDQMVAASVSTDQNGMPAVSVTLNNVGGQRMFDFTSANVNKPMAVVYTERVPQVSVVDGKEVRSFRVKEEIISVANINGVFGKNFQTTGLEKTEADNLAKLLRAGSLAAPMDFIEERIVGPSLGAENVARGVTAVLYAFLFTLVFFTVYYRMFGVLTSLALLFNLLIVVAVMSLFGATMTLPGFAGLALSIGLSVDANVLINERIREELRAGMPPKAAIAAGYEKASGTIFDANLTGILAGVALYAFGTGPLKGFAVTMIVGIFASMFTAITVSRALAVLLYSRRKKLKSLAI from the coding sequence ATGCTCGAATTTCCCCGCTGGAAGTACTTCCTCATCCTGATCATCCTGGCGGTCAGCGCGCTGTATGCGTTGCCCAACATCTACCAGAAGGATCCGTCCGTGCAGATCACCGCCAACCGTGGCGGCCAGCTGGACGACGCATTGCGTGACCGCATCGCCGCGGACCTGGCCAAGGCCGGGATCCAGCCGCTGTCGGTGGCACAGGAAGGTGAGAGCCTGATGGTGCGACTGCCCAGCCTGCAGGCGCAGACTGCGGCCAACGACCTGCTGCGCAGCAGCCTGGGCGAGAACTACACCGTTGCATTGAACCTGGCGTCCACCGTGCCGGACTGGCTGAGCAACCTCGGCGCCAAGCCGATGGTACTGGGCCTGGACCTGCAGGGCGGCGTGCACTTCGTGCTGCAGGTCGACCAGAAGGCCGCGCTGGAAAAGCGCCTGGACGGTTACGCCGAAGACATCCGCAGCAGCCTGCGTGATGCACGCATCCCGTACCAGTCGGTCGAACGCCGCAGCGACAACGGCATCGTCGCCACCCTGAGCCCTTCGGCCGGTGCCGATGCCCCGGCCAAGGCCGCGGAGGTGCTGGCCAAGGCGCAGCCGCTGCTGGGCTACCAGGCCAGCGGTAACCGCGTGCTGGTGACGGTTCCCGAAGCCGAGCTGGCGCAGATCGCCGCCGGTGCCATCGAGCAGAACATCGCCACCCTGCGCAACCGCGTCAACGAGCTGGGCGTGGCCGAGCCGATCATCCAGCGCCAGGGCGAGGACCGCGTGGTCGTGCAGCTGCCCGGCGTGCAGGACACCGCCGAAGCCAAGCGCATGATCGGCGCCACCGCCACCCTGGAATACCGTGCGGTGGTCGACGGCAATGCCCAGGACGCCGTGGACACCGGCCGCATCCCGCCGGAAGCCAAGGTCTACTACCGCCGCGATGGCCGTCCGGAACTGCTGAACAAGCGCGTGATCGTCACCGGTGACCAGATGGTCGCCGCCTCGGTCAGCACCGACCAGAACGGCATGCCGGCAGTGAGCGTGACGCTCAATAACGTTGGCGGCCAGCGCATGTTCGACTTCACCAGCGCCAACGTGAACAAGCCGATGGCCGTGGTCTACACCGAGCGCGTGCCGCAGGTGAGCGTGGTCGATGGCAAGGAAGTGCGCAGCTTCCGGGTCAAGGAGGAAATCATCTCCGTGGCCAACATCAATGGCGTGTTCGGCAAGAACTTCCAGACCACCGGCCTGGAGAAGACCGAAGCTGACAACCTGGCCAAGCTGCTGCGCGCCGGTTCGCTGGCCGCACCGATGGACTTCATCGAGGAGCGCATCGTCGGCCCGTCGCTGGGTGCCGAGAACGTGGCCCGCGGCGTCACCGCCGTGCTGTATGCCTTCCTGTTCACCCTGGTGTTCTTCACCGTCTACTACCGCATGTTCGGCGTGCTGACCTCGCTGGCGCTGCTGTTCAACCTGCTGATCGTGGTGGCGGTAATGTCGCTGTTCGGCGCGACAATGACCCTGCCGGGCTTCGCCGGCCTGGCGCTGTCCATCGGCCTGTCGGTGGACGCCAACGTGCTGATCAACGAGCGCATCCGCGAGGAACTGCGCGCCGGCATGCCGCCCAAGGCCGCCATTGCCGCCGGTTACGAGAAGGCCTCGGGCACCATCTTCGACGCCAACCTCACCGGCATCCTCGCGGGCGTGGCCCTGTATGCCTTCGGTACCGGCCCGCTGAAGGGCTTCGCCGTGACCATGATCGTCGGCATCTTCGCCTCGATGTTCACCGCGATCACCGTTTCCCGTGCGCTGGCCGTGCTGCTGTACAGCCGCCGCAAGAAACTCAAGTCCCTGGCCATCTGA
- a CDS encoding metallophosphoesterase family protein, which yields MSQRYPGGWGAALLLALLPALAGAAPAAEPNTQVPKGSTHYAATGFPDRIVASPAQAAAHGFAVAWRTDASVSQPALELVVAGDSPDLGAPKVFKAGTQVLKTENGVAHHHRVDIDGLAPDTLYAYRVQGKNTWGSWNHFRTAAPAGTPLTLLYFGDTQNKNLSLVSRVIRQAWRSTPDARLALFAGDLVSGKDGVDDSEWAEWFEAGRWMLEGTAVAPAPGNHEYHEEAEDTPQARRVLGNHWPVTFALPKNGPAATAQTTYWFDHQDVRVAVIDGTSALDLGTGAAQAAWLDKVLADNPHPWSIVLIHQPFYSPRAERDNAKLVEQVLPVIRRHKVDLVLQGHDHTYGRRGDADATTTPVFIVSVAGPKQYRLSDYARRTMQPTGEDTQLYQVLKIDPQHLSYESRTATGRLYDAFEVVRDADGGKRLLERSDGRIVPRDCARAVSPKGREDRCWE from the coding sequence ATGAGCCAACGCTATCCCGGGGGATGGGGCGCGGCGCTGCTGCTGGCGCTGTTACCGGCACTTGCCGGTGCCGCGCCGGCAGCCGAGCCCAACACCCAGGTGCCGAAGGGCAGTACCCATTACGCGGCCACCGGCTTCCCGGACCGCATCGTCGCCTCGCCGGCGCAGGCCGCGGCCCATGGGTTCGCGGTGGCCTGGCGCACCGACGCCAGCGTGTCGCAGCCGGCGCTGGAGCTGGTCGTCGCCGGCGATTCGCCGGACCTGGGCGCGCCGAAAGTGTTCAAGGCGGGCACGCAGGTGCTGAAGACCGAGAACGGCGTGGCGCACCACCATCGCGTCGACATCGACGGCCTTGCGCCCGACACGCTGTACGCCTATCGCGTGCAGGGCAAGAACACCTGGGGCAGCTGGAACCACTTCCGCACCGCCGCGCCGGCGGGTACGCCGCTGACGCTGCTGTATTTCGGCGATACCCAGAACAAGAACCTGAGCCTGGTCTCGCGGGTGATCCGCCAGGCCTGGCGCAGCACGCCCGACGCGCGGCTGGCGCTGTTCGCCGGTGACCTGGTCAGCGGCAAGGATGGTGTCGACGACAGCGAGTGGGCCGAGTGGTTCGAGGCCGGGCGCTGGATGCTGGAGGGTACCGCGGTCGCGCCGGCACCGGGCAACCACGAATACCACGAGGAAGCCGAGGACACCCCGCAGGCGCGGCGCGTGCTCGGCAACCACTGGCCGGTGACGTTCGCGCTGCCGAAGAACGGCCCGGCCGCGACCGCGCAGACGACGTACTGGTTCGACCACCAGGACGTGCGCGTCGCGGTGATCGACGGTACTTCGGCGCTGGACCTGGGCACCGGCGCGGCGCAGGCGGCGTGGCTGGACAAGGTGCTCGCCGACAACCCGCATCCGTGGTCGATCGTGCTGATCCACCAGCCGTTCTATTCGCCACGCGCCGAGCGCGACAACGCCAAGCTGGTCGAGCAGGTGCTGCCGGTGATCCGCCGGCACAAGGTCGACCTGGTGCTGCAGGGCCACGACCACACCTACGGCCGCCGCGGCGACGCCGACGCCACCACCACGCCGGTGTTCATCGTCTCGGTGGCCGGGCCGAAGCAGTACCGGCTGTCGGACTACGCGCGCAGGACGATGCAGCCGACCGGCGAGGACACCCAGCTGTACCAGGTGTTGAAAATCGATCCGCAGCACCTGTCCTACGAGTCGCGCACCGCCACCGGCCGGCTGTACGACGCGTTCGAGGTGGTACGCGACGCCGACGGCGGCAAGCGCCTGCTCGAACGCAGCGACGGCCGCATCGTCCCGCGCGACTGCGCCCGCGCGGTCTCTCCGAAGGGGCGCGAGGACCGCTGCTGGGAGTAG
- the queA gene encoding tRNA preQ1(34) S-adenosylmethionine ribosyltransferase-isomerase QueA, which produces MKKSDFHYELPEELIAQAPLAERSASRLMVVPPAPAAFSDRHVRDLPELLQPGDLLVFNDTRVIPARLFGQKTSGGRVEILIERLLGGQQARVQIGASKSPKPGGVILLDTGGQAEVLGREGEFYVLRFEVDEPLEKWLVHAGRLPLPPYIQREPDQADRERYQTVFAKEVGAVAAPTAGLHFDEPLLARLRERGVEFGHVTLHVGAGTFQPVRVDELSQHVMHREWINVGAELVEKVRRTRANSGRVIAIGTTVVRALESALRDGGLQPFSGETQIFILPGYRIRSVDAMVTNFHLPESTLLMMISAFAGKERVFEAYRHAIHQRYRFFSYGDAMLLFPQPEG; this is translated from the coding sequence TTGAAGAAGTCCGATTTCCACTACGAACTGCCCGAGGAACTGATCGCGCAGGCCCCCCTGGCCGAGCGTTCGGCCAGCCGCCTGATGGTGGTGCCGCCGGCCCCGGCCGCGTTCTCCGACCGCCACGTGCGTGACCTGCCCGAGCTGCTGCAGCCCGGCGACCTGCTGGTGTTCAACGACACCCGGGTGATCCCGGCGCGGCTGTTCGGGCAGAAGACCTCCGGCGGGCGGGTGGAAATCCTGATCGAGCGGCTGCTGGGTGGCCAGCAGGCGCGGGTGCAGATCGGCGCCAGCAAGTCGCCCAAGCCCGGCGGGGTGATCCTGCTCGACACCGGTGGCCAGGCCGAGGTGCTGGGCCGCGAGGGCGAGTTCTACGTATTGCGCTTCGAGGTCGACGAGCCGCTGGAGAAGTGGTTGGTGCATGCCGGCCGCCTGCCGCTGCCGCCCTACATCCAGCGCGAGCCCGACCAGGCCGACCGCGAGCGCTACCAGACGGTGTTCGCGAAGGAAGTCGGTGCGGTGGCCGCGCCGACGGCCGGCCTGCATTTCGACGAGCCGCTGCTGGCGCGCCTGCGCGAGCGCGGCGTCGAGTTCGGCCACGTGACCCTGCATGTCGGGGCCGGCACCTTCCAGCCGGTGCGCGTGGACGAGCTGTCCCAGCACGTGATGCACCGGGAGTGGATCAACGTCGGGGCCGAGCTGGTGGAGAAGGTGCGGCGCACCCGGGCCAACAGCGGCCGGGTGATCGCGATCGGCACCACCGTGGTGCGGGCGCTGGAAAGCGCGCTGCGCGATGGCGGGCTGCAGCCATTCTCCGGCGAGACGCAGATCTTCATCCTACCCGGTTACCGCATCCGCAGCGTCGATGCGATGGTCACCAACTTCCACCTGCCCGAAAGCACGCTGCTGATGATGATCTCGGCCTTCGCCGGCAAGGAGCGGGTGTTCGAGGCCTACCGCCACGCCATCCACCAGCGCTACCGTTTCTTCAGCTACGGCGACGCGATGCTGCTGTTCCCGCAGCCAGAAGGCTGA
- a CDS encoding inorganic diphosphatase, producing MIRSFLLRTALPALLLASVGASAGEFARNPLLAAQPKNAPDEVNLAVEIPAGSFTKYETNEDGLVFVDRFQSMPVAYPANYGSMPSTLAGDNDPLDALVLTREPLHPGVLIAFRPIGVLRMIDKGEHDEKIIGVPTDKVDPTYANIRDLNDLPEIERQRIEAFFRVYKELPAGRNTVELHGWGDAAEARTVIADALKRFAQAHPKAR from the coding sequence ATGATCCGTTCCTTCCTGCTGCGCACCGCCTTGCCGGCGCTGCTGCTTGCCAGCGTCGGCGCCAGCGCCGGCGAGTTCGCCCGCAATCCGCTGCTGGCCGCGCAACCGAAGAACGCGCCGGATGAGGTCAACCTGGCGGTGGAGATTCCCGCCGGTAGCTTCACCAAGTACGAGACCAACGAGGACGGACTGGTGTTCGTCGACCGCTTCCAGTCGATGCCGGTCGCGTATCCGGCCAACTACGGCTCGATGCCGAGCACGCTGGCCGGCGACAACGATCCGCTCGACGCGCTGGTGCTGACCCGCGAGCCGCTGCATCCGGGCGTGCTGATCGCATTCCGTCCGATCGGCGTGCTGCGGATGATCGACAAGGGCGAGCACGACGAGAAGATCATCGGCGTGCCGACCGACAAGGTCGACCCGACCTACGCCAACATCCGCGACCTCAATGATCTGCCGGAGATCGAGCGCCAGCGCATCGAGGCGTTCTTCCGCGTCTACAAGGAACTGCCGGCCGGTCGCAACACGGTCGAGCTGCATGGCTGGGGCGATGCCGCCGAGGCCAGGACCGTCATCGCCGACGCGCTGAAGCGCTTCGCACAGGCGCATCCGAAAGCGCGTTGA
- a CDS encoding phytase: protein MINKGTMMKLHTTTLVLACALAGCGKAPPPEPTNAAPAANGAAAAADREPDENMEKDPLLSEAKVAHSEVAEAFVTAATPQDNLDSPAAWAAPDGKRWVITTAKKSGELVVFDGDSGERLRTVGGKGSAPGQMDRPNGVAVVGDLVLVVERDNHRVQAFSLPDFTSVAVFGGDDLKKPYGLWAHAKDGGIEVIVSDNYMLGADEETVPALAELGQRFRRYQLVRDGAAWKASLQQTFGDTSEAGAIRIAESVYADPDNNRLLLAEEDVPTGTRLREYTLADGKYAGRDIGADQFKAQAEGIALLACKDGSGYWIGTDQFKDRSVFHVFDRRTLEHVGAFAGKLTANTDGVWMDARGNARFPQGVFYALHDDQAVAAFDWRDVASALKLKACAQ from the coding sequence CCTGTGCGCTTGCCGGCTGCGGCAAGGCGCCGCCACCGGAACCGACCAATGCCGCGCCGGCCGCCAACGGCGCGGCCGCGGCCGCGGACCGCGAGCCTGACGAGAACATGGAGAAGGATCCGCTGCTGAGCGAGGCCAAGGTCGCGCACAGCGAGGTCGCCGAGGCGTTCGTGACCGCGGCCACGCCGCAGGACAACCTCGATTCGCCGGCGGCCTGGGCCGCGCCGGATGGCAAGCGCTGGGTCATCACCACCGCCAAGAAGAGCGGCGAACTGGTGGTGTTCGACGGCGACAGCGGCGAGCGCCTGCGCACCGTCGGTGGCAAGGGCAGCGCGCCCGGGCAGATGGATCGCCCCAACGGCGTGGCGGTGGTCGGCGACCTGGTGCTGGTGGTCGAGCGCGACAACCACCGCGTGCAGGCGTTCTCGCTGCCGGACTTCACCTCGGTCGCGGTGTTCGGTGGCGACGACCTGAAGAAGCCGTACGGCCTGTGGGCGCACGCCAAGGACGGTGGCATCGAGGTCATCGTCAGCGACAACTACATGCTCGGCGCTGACGAGGAAACCGTGCCGGCGCTGGCCGAACTGGGCCAGCGCTTCCGCCGCTACCAGCTGGTGCGCGATGGCGCGGCGTGGAAGGCCTCGTTGCAGCAGACCTTCGGCGACACCTCCGAGGCCGGCGCGATCCGCATCGCCGAATCGGTCTACGCCGATCCGGACAACAACCGCCTGTTGCTGGCCGAGGAGGACGTGCCGACCGGCACCCGCCTGCGCGAGTACACCCTGGCCGACGGCAAGTACGCCGGTCGCGACATCGGCGCCGACCAGTTCAAGGCGCAGGCCGAGGGCATCGCGCTGCTGGCCTGCAAGGACGGCAGCGGCTACTGGATCGGCACCGACCAGTTCAAGGACCGCAGCGTGTTCCACGTGTTCGACCGCAGGACGCTGGAGCACGTCGGCGCGTTCGCCGGCAAGCTCACCGCCAACACCGATGGCGTGTGGATGGATGCGCGCGGCAATGCGCGCTTCCCGCAGGGCGTGTTCTACGCGCTGCACGACGACCAGGCGGTGGCGGCGTTCGACTGGCGCGATGTCGCTTCGGCGCTCAAGCTCAAGGCCTGCGCGCAATGA
- the yajC gene encoding preprotein translocase subunit YajC, whose amino-acid sequence MNPIAFLLPVAQATSAPMGMSTLLFPVILIAIMYFMMIRPQMKRQKEHKAMLEKIARGDEVLTSGGIAGVVTEIGDNFVTIEVADNVRIRVQKGAIGNVLPKGTLKSA is encoded by the coding sequence ATGAATCCGATCGCCTTCCTGCTTCCCGTGGCCCAGGCCACTTCCGCGCCCATGGGAATGAGCACCCTGCTGTTCCCGGTCATCCTGATCGCGATCATGTATTTCATGATGATCCGCCCGCAGATGAAGCGACAGAAGGAACACAAGGCGATGCTGGAAAAGATCGCCCGTGGTGACGAAGTGCTGACCTCCGGTGGCATCGCCGGCGTCGTCACCGAGATCGGCGACAACTTCGTCACCATCGAAGTGGCCGACAACGTGCGCATCCGCGTGCAGAAGGGCGCCATCGGCAACGTGCTGCCCAAGGGCACGCTGAAGTCCGCCTGA
- a CDS encoding Lrp/AsnC family transcriptional regulator: MKTSPSDEQLLSLLREDARASTAQIARRLGLSRTTVQSRIDRLEQQGVIRGYTVRTHEDYEHGAIRAHIMITVLPKKMTSVVMALREIPEVRELHSVSGEYDLIALGVVRAVNDMDVLTDAIGAIEGVERTTSSIILSTKFER, from the coding sequence ATGAAGACTTCGCCCTCCGACGAGCAACTGCTTTCGCTGCTGCGCGAGGACGCCCGTGCCTCCACCGCGCAGATTGCGCGGCGGCTCGGGCTGTCCCGCACCACGGTGCAGAGTCGCATCGACCGGCTGGAGCAGCAGGGGGTGATCCGTGGCTACACCGTGCGTACCCACGAGGACTACGAACACGGCGCGATCCGCGCCCACATCATGATCACCGTGCTGCCCAAGAAGATGACCTCGGTGGTGATGGCGCTGCGCGAGATACCCGAGGTGCGCGAGCTGCATTCGGTCAGCGGCGAGTACGACCTGATCGCTCTGGGCGTGGTGCGTGCAGTCAACGACATGGACGTGCTGACCGACGCCATCGGTGCGATCGAGGGGGTGGAACGCACCACGTCCTCGATCATCCTGTCGACCAAGTTCGAGCGCTGA
- a CDS encoding aminotransferase class III-fold pyridoxal phosphate-dependent enzyme, producing the protein MTVLGPLAPLRAHAGARLTEGLDDASVERLAASHPVLREAIQAAADEFQRVAGEFAELLDLDEAAQIQTLQSGFVNFYADDCVTPYVALAARGPWVITLKGAVLYDAGGYGMLGYGHTPAEVLEAMARPQVMANIMTPSLSQQRFVRALRREIGHTRGGCPFSHFMCLNSGSESVGLAARIVDVNAKLQTDDGARHAGATIKRVVVKGSFHGRTERPALYSDSTRRTYQQHLASYRGEDSVIAIAPYDADALKRAFADAEANGWFIEAVFLEPVMGEGDPGRALPPAFYAVARELTRAHGSLLLVDSIQAGLRVHGVLSVVDYPGFESLDPPDMETYSKALNAAQFPLSVLAVSEQAAGLYRKGIYGNTMTANPRALDVACATLAQLTPQVRDNIRERGQAAVRKLEALKDQLGGLITKVQGTGLLFSCELAPQFKCYGAGSTEEWLRRHGINVIHGGENSLRFTPQFMMDDEELDLLVSMVGRALREGPRREQAAAA; encoded by the coding sequence ATGACCGTACTCGGCCCCCTCGCCCCCCTGCGCGCCCACGCCGGCGCCCGCCTGACCGAAGGGTTGGACGATGCTTCCGTGGAGCGCCTGGCGGCCAGCCACCCGGTCCTGCGCGAGGCCATCCAGGCCGCTGCCGATGAGTTCCAGCGCGTGGCCGGCGAATTCGCCGAACTGCTGGACCTGGACGAGGCCGCGCAGATCCAGACCCTGCAGTCGGGCTTCGTCAACTTCTACGCCGATGACTGCGTAACCCCGTACGTCGCACTGGCTGCCCGCGGCCCGTGGGTGATCACCCTCAAGGGCGCGGTGCTGTACGACGCCGGCGGCTACGGCATGCTCGGCTACGGCCACACCCCGGCGGAGGTGCTCGAAGCGATGGCGCGCCCGCAGGTGATGGCCAACATCATGACCCCGAGCCTGTCGCAGCAGCGCTTCGTGCGCGCACTGCGCAGGGAGATCGGCCACACCCGCGGCGGCTGCCCGTTCTCGCATTTCATGTGCCTCAACTCCGGCTCCGAGTCGGTGGGCCTGGCCGCACGCATCGTCGACGTCAACGCCAAGCTGCAGACCGACGACGGCGCCCGCCATGCCGGTGCCACGATCAAGCGCGTGGTGGTCAAGGGCAGCTTCCACGGCCGTACCGAGCGCCCGGCGCTGTATTCCGATTCCACCCGACGCACCTACCAGCAGCACCTGGCCAGCTACCGGGGCGAGGATTCGGTGATCGCCATCGCCCCGTACGACGCCGACGCGCTCAAGCGCGCGTTCGCCGACGCCGAGGCCAATGGCTGGTTCATCGAGGCGGTGTTCCTGGAGCCGGTGATGGGCGAAGGCGACCCCGGCCGGGCGCTGCCGCCTGCGTTCTACGCGGTGGCCCGAGAACTCACCCGCGCCCACGGCAGCCTGCTGTTGGTCGACTCGATCCAGGCCGGCCTGCGCGTGCACGGCGTGCTGTCGGTGGTCGACTACCCGGGCTTTGAATCGCTGGATCCGCCGGACATGGAAACCTACTCCAAGGCGCTCAATGCCGCCCAGTTCCCGCTGTCGGTGCTGGCCGTCAGCGAGCAGGCCGCCGGCCTGTACCGCAAGGGCATCTATGGCAACACCATGACCGCCAACCCGCGTGCGCTGGACGTGGCCTGCGCCACCCTGGCCCAGCTCACCCCGCAGGTGCGCGACAACATCCGCGAGCGCGGGCAGGCGGCGGTGCGCAAGCTGGAGGCACTGAAGGACCAGCTGGGCGGCCTGATCACCAAGGTCCAGGGCACCGGCCTGCTGTTCTCCTGCGAGCTGGCTCCGCAGTTCAAGTGCTACGGCGCCGGGTCCACCGAGGAATGGCTGCGTCGCCACGGCATCAACGTCATCCACGGCGGCGAGAACTCGCTGCGCTTCACCCCGCAGTTCATGATGGATGACGAGGAACTGGACCTGCTGGTGTCGATGGTCGGCCGCGCCCTGCGCGAAGGCCCCCGGCGCGAGCAGGCCGCCGCGGCCTGA